The stretch of DNA CCGTGGCGCGCAGCCACACGGTGTCGGTCGTCGAGAATCTGGAGGCGGCCGGCCTCGGCGGCGTGGCCGGAATCTGGAACCGCCCGTCCGAGCGGGCAGTCCTCCTGCCCGTACCCGCCAGCAGCGATACCGGACGCGGCGGCGTTCTGATCGTGGGCCTCAATCCCTACCGGCTGTTCGACGCGGATTACAGCGCCTTCCTGAGCCTCGTGGTGGGGCAGATCTCGGCGGCCATTGCCAGCGCCGACCCCTACGAGGAAGAGCGCCGCCGCGCCGAGGCCCTGGCCGAGCTCGACCGGGCCAAGACCGCGTTCTTCTCCAATGTCAGCCATGAGTTCCGCACGCCGCTCACGCTGATGCTCGGCCCCCTCGAGGAGGTGCTGGCGAGCGACACGGCCGGCGCGGCCATGCGCGCCCAGGTGGAGCTCGCGCACCGGAACGGCACGCGCCTCCTCCGGCTGGTCAACAGCCTGCTCGACTTCTCGCGGATCGAGGCGGGCCGCGTGCGCGCCGCCTTCGAGCCGGTGGACCTGGGCGCGATCACCGCCGAGATCGCCTCCAGCTTCCGCTCGGCCGTGGAGCGCGCCGGTCTCGACCTCGACGTCCGCTGCCAGCCGCTGCCGCTGCCGTCCTACGTCGACCGGGAGATGTGGGAGAAGATCGTCATCAATCTCCTCTCCAACGCGTTCAAGTTCACGCTCAGCGGCGGCATCCGGGTGACCACCGAACCCGCGGCGGACGGGCGATCGGCCCGCGTCTCGGTCGCCGATACGGGCATCGGCATCCCGGCCGGCGAGATCCCCCGCCTGTTCGAGCGCTTCTACCGGGTCGAGGGCGCGCAGGGGCGCAGCTTCGAGGGCAGCGGGATCGGGCTCGCGCTGGTGGCGGAACTCGTCCGGCTGCACGGGGGCGAGATCGCGGTCAAGAGCAAAATCGGCCGGGGGACGACCTTCACGGTCGTTCTTCCCCTGGGACGCGCCCACCTCCCGGCCGCTCGGGTCCGCGCCCGCACGGATGCGGCCGCCACCGGCATGCGCGCCCACGAGTACCTGGATGAGGCGCTGCGGTGGCTCCCGGAGGCCACGCCGATGGAGACCGCCGGCGCGCTGTCGACGGCCGGGCTCGGCGCGATCGCCCCCAACGGGGCCTTCCGGGCCGGCGCCGGGAAGGCCGTGCTGCTCGCCGACGACAATGCCGACATGCGCGGCTACGTGGCGCGGCTGCTCGAAGGCCAGGGCTACCGGGTGACGGCCGTGGGCGACGGGGCGGAGGCCTGCGCCGCCGCCATTGCTGCGCCGCCCGACCTGATCCTCACGGACGTGATGATGCCGAAGCTCGACGGCTTCGGATTGCTGCGCGCGGTGCGCCAGGAGCCCCGCACGGCCGGAATTCCGGTGATCATGCTCTCTCCGCACGCGCCGGCGAGGAGGCCAAGATCGAGGGACTCGATGCGGGGGCCGACGATTACCTCGTGAAGCCGTTCGCGGCTCGCGAAATCCTTGCCCGGGTCAACGCGAACATCCAGATGGCCGAGATGCGCCGCGAGGCCAACCGGGCGATCT from Methylobacterium sp. PvR107 encodes:
- a CDS encoding ATP-binding protein, coding for MQARSWRAACERSATALARDPQDITFALLYVIEPGQDVAELAARVGLDPGSAGPGDRIALDAAGPWPIGSVARSHTVSVVENLEAAGLGGVAGIWNRPSERAVLLPVPASSDTGRGGVLIVGLNPYRLFDADYSAFLSLVVGQISAAIASADPYEEERRRAEALAELDRAKTAFFSNVSHEFRTPLTLMLGPLEEVLASDTAGAAMRAQVELAHRNGTRLLRLVNSLLDFSRIEAGRVRAAFEPVDLGAITAEIASSFRSAVERAGLDLDVRCQPLPLPSYVDREMWEKIVINLLSNAFKFTLSGGIRVTTEPAADGRSARVSVADTGIGIPAGEIPRLFERFYRVEGAQGRSFEGSGIGLALVAELVRLHGGEIAVKSKIGRGTTFTVVLPLGRAHLPAARVRARTDAAATGMRAHEYLDEALRWLPEATPMETAGALSTAGLGAIAPNGAFRAGAGKAVLLADDNADMRGYVARLLEGQGYRVTAVGDGAEACAAAIAAPPDLILTDVMMPKLDGFGLLRAVRQEPRTAGIPVIMLSPHAPARRPRSRDSMRGPTITS